The following proteins are encoded in a genomic region of Salminus brasiliensis chromosome 17, fSalBra1.hap2, whole genome shotgun sequence:
- the rnf13 gene encoding E3 ubiquitin-protein ligase RNF13, producing the protein MLLSLGVLMLSAAQIYTLFTIQIFTFINLLPVEADISAFSVDNKTESFDDLPARFGYRLPSEGLKGFLIGARPENACEPIEPPPIRGRENSSTFIVLIKRFDCNFDIKVLHAQRAGYKAAIVHNVDSDDLISMGSNDLDIVKQIDIPSVFIGEDAANALKEEYTYEKGGHVIVMPDFSLPLEYYLIPFLIIVGICLILIVVFMITKFVQDRHRARRSRLRKDQLKKLPIHKYKKGDSYDVCAICLDEYEEGEKLRVLPCSHAYHCKCVDPWLTKTKKTCPVCKQKVVPSEGDSDSDSDSGDSGPEENEEISENTPLLRSLASTSAHSFGTMATALSPQDHEESSNYDEQSDMDTSDSEEEVTVETVVVQLQQERPSGDGAKA; encoded by the exons aTGCTGCTGTCTCTGGGTGTGCTAATGCTGTCAGCAGCGCAGATTTACACACTCTTCACCATCCAGATCTTCACCTTCATCAACCTGCTGCCTGTGGAGGCTGATATCTCCGCA ttctCCGTGGATAATAAGACGGAGAGTTTTGATGACCTGCCTGCGAGGTTCGGATACAGGCTGCCCAGCGAGGGGCTCAAG GGCTTCCTTATTGGAGCTAGGCCAGAGAACGCCTGTGAACCCATCGAGCCTCCACCAATCAGAGGCCGGGAAAACTCCAGTACCTTCATTGTCCTCATCAAACGCTTCGACTGTAACTTTGACATCAAG GTTCTTCATGCTCAGCGTGCAGGATATAAAGCAGCTATTGTTCACAATGTGGACTCTGACGACTTGATCAGTATGGGCTCTAATGACT tggATATTGTGAAGCAGATAGACATTCCATCTGTGTTCATCGGAGAAGATGCTGCCAACGCTCTTAAGGAGGAGTACACCTATGAGAAAGG AGGTCATGTGATCGTCATGCCAGATTTCAGCTTACCTCTGGAATACTACCTGATCCCGTTCCTCATCATCGTTGGAATCTGCCTCATCCTCATTGTGGTGTTTATG ATCACAAAGTTTGTTCAGGATCGTCACAGGGCCAGGAGGAGCCGCCTGCGCAAAGACCAGCTGAAGAAACTTCCCATTCACAAATATAAGAAAG GTGATTCTTACGACGTGTGTGCGATTTGTTTAGACGAGTatgaagaaggagaaaaactgCGAGTGCTGCCGTGCTCCCACG CGTATCACTGCAAGTGCGTGGACCCCTGGCTGACCAAGACGAAGAAGACGTGTCCAGTGTGTAAGCAGAAGGTGGTTCCATCCGAGGGCGACTCAGACTCGGACTCTGACTCCGGAGACAGCGGCCCGGAGGAGAACGAGGAGATTTCGGAAAACACTCCGCTCCTGCGCTCGCTGGCGTCCACCAGCGCTCACTCGTTCGGCACCATGGCGACAGCGCTGTCTCCACAGGACCACGAGGAATCCTCCAACTACGACGAGCAGAGCGACATGGACACCAGCGACAGCGAGGAGGAGGTTACCGTGGAAACGGTGGTGGTGCAGCTGCAGCAGGAGCGACCGTCAGGTGACGGAGCGAAGGCTTAA
- the LOC140537748 gene encoding mast cell protease 4-like has protein sequence MALVSLLLLTALLPYLGHSASVHVGIINGTEARPHSRPYMVSIQVSGYHICGGFLVSSQFVMTAAHCWDSRQRLTAVLGAHDLKDGRGSVQMEVESYYLHPYYNPDNCDYDILLLKLSGTAPMGPTIRNIAIPQRYLDIPANTICSAAGWGQTGTIKPGSDRLLETVVRIVDDTECRRIWWPYVNQLKVCTLHPGGICMGDSGGPLVCGNTAVGITSFVQKNMCDQPNLPNVFAKISAFLPWIKSIVGNV, from the exons ATGGCTCTCGTCTCCCTGCTTCTGCTGACTGCTCTGCTGCCGTACCTGGGACACTCTG CCAGTGTACATGTTGGTATCATAAATGGCACTGAGGCGAGACCACACTCCAGACCCTACATGGTTTCTATCCAAGTGTCTGGATACCACATTTGTGGTGGCTTTCTTGTGTCCAGCCAATTCGTCATGACTGCTGCCCACTGCTGGGACAG CAGACAGAGGCTTACGGCAGTGCTGGGTGCTCACGATCTGAAAGACGGCAGAGGCTCTGTCCAAATGGAAGTGGAATCCTACTACCTCCATCCATATTATAATCCAGATAATTGTGACTATGACATTTTGCTTTTAAAg TTGAGTGGAACAGCACCAATGGGACCAACTATCCGCAATATCGCCATCCCTCAAAGATACCTGGACATCCCAGCCAACACCATCTGTAGTGCAGCTGGATGGGGACAAACAGGAACCATTAAACCCGGAAGTGACCGACTCCTGGAGACGGTCGTCAGAATTGTAGACGACACCGAGTGTAGGCGCATCTGGTGGCCGTATGTAAACCAGTTGAAGGTGTGCACACTTCATCCAGGAGGAATTTGCATG GGAGACTCTGGAGGTCCTTTGGTGTGTGGGAATACCGCAGTTGGTATTACTTCCTTTGTTCAGAAGAACATGTGTGACCAACCCAATCTGCCAAATGTTTTTGCTAAAATATCAGCATTTCTGCCCTGGATCAAGTCTATTGTTGGAAATGTATAA
- the LOC140537746 gene encoding granzyme G-like — protein sequence MALLPLVLLAALLPYLGHCASLRVGIINGTEAKPHSRPYMVSIQLDGFHICGGSLVSDLFVLTAAHCWNRRQRLTAVLGAHNLRDRSDGSVLMEVESYHPHPNYNSRNLNNDIMLLKLSKAAPIGTTVRQISIPQRNKNIPANTACSAAGWGRTGTDSPGSNRLLETNVRIVGDIECRSLWGSFVNRLKVCAFHPGGVCNGDSGGPLVCNNTAVGIVSFGEARTCDTPRLPNVYTKVSAFLPWIKSIVGNV from the exons ATGGCCCTCCTGCCCCTGGTTCTTCTGGCTGCTCTGCTGCCGTACCTCGGCCACTGTG CCAGTCTTCGTGTTGGTATAATAAATGGTACAGAGGCGAAACCACACTCCAGACCCTACATGGTCTCCATCCAGCTAGACGGATTCCACATCTGTGGTGGTTCCCTTGTGTCTGACCTATTCGTTCTGACGGCTGCCCACTGCTGGAACAG GAGACAGAGGCTTACAGCAGTGCTGGGTGCTCACAATCTGAGGGACAGAAGCGATGGCTCAGTCCTCATGGAAGTGGAGTCTTACCACCCCCATCCGAACTACAACAGTAGGAATTTGAACAATGATATCATGCTTTTAAAG TTAAGCAAAGCAGCTCCAATCGGAACAACTGTCCGCCAGATCTCCATCCCTCAAAGAAACAAGAACATCCCAGCTAACACCGCCTGCAGCGCAGCTGGATGGGGACGGACAGGAACCGACAGCCCCGGAAGTAACCGTCTCTTAGAGACAAATGTCAGAATAGTAGGCGACATAGAATGTAGGAGTCTTTGGGGCTCGTTTGTAAACCGGCTGAAGGTGTGCGCATTTCATCCAGGAGGAGTTTGCAAT GGAGACTCTGGAGGTCCTTTGGTGTGTAATAATACTGCAGTAGGTATTGTGTCCTTCGGTGAGGCTAGAACATGTGACACACCCAGATTGCCAAATGTTTATACCAAAGTATCTGCATTTCTGCCCTGGATCAAGTCTATTGTTGGAAATGTGTAA
- the srfa gene encoding serum response factor a isoform X1, translated as MLGGSEAALGAMSSGISLPDGGRFDNRACETQVTLSGSEVDSESGEEEDATVSSGDRRGVKRERAEPEAGAAAAGFVVAGGAAGAKPGKKTRGRVKIKMEFIDNKLRRYTTFSKRKTGIMKKAYELSTLTGTQVLLLVASETGHVYTFATRKLQPMITSETGKALIQTCLNSPDSPPRADSSTDQRMSATGFEETDLTYQVSEADGQSDPKDLMKPPFTTANVSTCSTNSTSQSSPSQSPCSSAALQTQSTGPPLSSTSCWSVSAGMNSHTVANSNSTVLKAGATAAGVVQLPGGFALMSGGPASQQLQTIQVHTSPPSSDSSPEITQNSSSPTVSQAAVVTSVPSSLAGHVMYPSAVMYATPTSALPDRGLTVLNPFTPPATAMHVAHSQPQESGAVPQMFLTGPPGTVQIPVSAVPLHSMLINQQPGSSSSTTTLTELRVVNLDNPKGD; from the exons ATGTTGGGGGGAAGTGAGGCGGCTCTGGGAGCGATGAGCTCCGGGATAAGTCTCCCTGACGGCGGCCGGTTCGACAACAGGGCCTGCGAAACCCAGGTGACTCTGAGCGGGTCGGAGGTGGACTCCGAGTCAGGGGAGGAAGAGGACGCGACGGTGTCTAGCGGGGACAGGAGGGGTGTGAAGCGGGAGAGAGCCGAGCCGGAGGCCGGAGCTGCGGCGGCGGGGTTCGTTGTCGCGGGCGGAGCAGCGGGAGCCAAACCGGGCAAAAAGACTCGAGGACGGGTCAAGATTAAGATGGAGTTTATTGACAACAAGTTGAGACGGTACACGACTTTTAGCAAGAGGAAAACTGGCATTATGAAGAAG gCATATGAACTGTCCACTCTGACCGGTACGCAGGTGTTGTTATTAGTGGCCAGTGAGACGGGTCATGTGTACACGTTTGCGACGCGGAAGCTGCAGCCGATGATCACCAGCGAGACGGGAAAAGCACTGATCCAGACGTGTCTGAACTCTCCGGATTCGCCGCCCCGTGCCGACTCCTCCACTGACCAGCGTATGAGCGCCACCGGCTTCGAGGAAACGGACCTGACCTACCAGGTGTCCGAGGCAGATGGCCAGTCGGATCCTAAG GACCTGATGAAGCCGCCATTCACCACAGCGAACGTGTCCACCTGCAGCACCAACAGCACCAGCCAGTCCTCGCCCTCCCAGTCCCCTTGTTCTTCAGCTGCTCTACAGACACAGAGCACTGGACCACCACTCTCCAGCACCTCCTGCTGGTCAGTGTCAGCAGGCATGAACTCACACACTGTGGCTAATTCTAACAGCACGGTGCTGAAGGCAGGGGCCACTGCAGCCGGAGTGGTGCAGTTACCCGGGGGATTCGCACTGATGTCTG GTGGTCCAGCCTCTCAGCAGCTACAGACCATCCAGGTTCACACAAGTCCTCCAAGCAGTGACAGCAGTCCTGAGATTACCCAGAATTCTTCCAGCCCTACTG TAAGTCAGGCTGCCGTAGTGACATCTGTGCCTTCCTCGCTGGCGGGTCATGTCATGTACCCCAGCGCAGTGATGTACGCCACACCCACCTCAGCGTTGCCGGACAGAGGCCTCACAGTGTTGAACCCATTCACCCCACCTGCAACAGCCATGCACGTGGCCCACAGCCAGCCGCAGGAGTCCG GTGCAGTCCCTCAGATGTTCCTAACGGGTCCTCCTGGAACAGTGCAAATTCCCGTCTCTGCTGTCCCCCTGCACTCG ATGCTGATAAATCAGCAGCCtgggagcagcagcagcaccaccactcTGACCGAGCTCCGGGTGGTCAACCTGGACAATCCAAAAGGAGACTGA
- the srfa gene encoding serum response factor a isoform X2: MLGGSEAALGAMSSGISLPDGGRFDNRACETQVTLSGSEVDSESGEEEDATVSSGDRRGVKRERAEPEAGAAAAGFVVAGGAAGAKPGKKTRGRVKIKMEFIDNKLRRYTTFSKRKTGIMKKAYELSTLTGTQVLLLVASETGHVYTFATRKLQPMITSETGKALIQTCLNSPDSPPRADSSTDQRMSATGFEETDLTYQVSEADGQSDPKDLMKPPFTTANVSTCSTNSTSQSSPSQSPCSSAALQTQSTGPPLSSTSCWSVSAGMNSHTVANSNSTVLKAGATAAGVVQLPGGFALMSASQQLQTIQVHTSPPSSDSSPEITQNSSSPTVSQAAVVTSVPSSLAGHVMYPSAVMYATPTSALPDRGLTVLNPFTPPATAMHVAHSQPQESGAVPQMFLTGPPGTVQIPVSAVPLHSMLINQQPGSSSSTTTLTELRVVNLDNPKGD; encoded by the exons ATGTTGGGGGGAAGTGAGGCGGCTCTGGGAGCGATGAGCTCCGGGATAAGTCTCCCTGACGGCGGCCGGTTCGACAACAGGGCCTGCGAAACCCAGGTGACTCTGAGCGGGTCGGAGGTGGACTCCGAGTCAGGGGAGGAAGAGGACGCGACGGTGTCTAGCGGGGACAGGAGGGGTGTGAAGCGGGAGAGAGCCGAGCCGGAGGCCGGAGCTGCGGCGGCGGGGTTCGTTGTCGCGGGCGGAGCAGCGGGAGCCAAACCGGGCAAAAAGACTCGAGGACGGGTCAAGATTAAGATGGAGTTTATTGACAACAAGTTGAGACGGTACACGACTTTTAGCAAGAGGAAAACTGGCATTATGAAGAAG gCATATGAACTGTCCACTCTGACCGGTACGCAGGTGTTGTTATTAGTGGCCAGTGAGACGGGTCATGTGTACACGTTTGCGACGCGGAAGCTGCAGCCGATGATCACCAGCGAGACGGGAAAAGCACTGATCCAGACGTGTCTGAACTCTCCGGATTCGCCGCCCCGTGCCGACTCCTCCACTGACCAGCGTATGAGCGCCACCGGCTTCGAGGAAACGGACCTGACCTACCAGGTGTCCGAGGCAGATGGCCAGTCGGATCCTAAG GACCTGATGAAGCCGCCATTCACCACAGCGAACGTGTCCACCTGCAGCACCAACAGCACCAGCCAGTCCTCGCCCTCCCAGTCCCCTTGTTCTTCAGCTGCTCTACAGACACAGAGCACTGGACCACCACTCTCCAGCACCTCCTGCTGGTCAGTGTCAGCAGGCATGAACTCACACACTGTGGCTAATTCTAACAGCACGGTGCTGAAGGCAGGGGCCACTGCAGCCGGAGTGGTGCAGTTACCCGGGGGATTCGCACTGATGTCTG CCTCTCAGCAGCTACAGACCATCCAGGTTCACACAAGTCCTCCAAGCAGTGACAGCAGTCCTGAGATTACCCAGAATTCTTCCAGCCCTACTG TAAGTCAGGCTGCCGTAGTGACATCTGTGCCTTCCTCGCTGGCGGGTCATGTCATGTACCCCAGCGCAGTGATGTACGCCACACCCACCTCAGCGTTGCCGGACAGAGGCCTCACAGTGTTGAACCCATTCACCCCACCTGCAACAGCCATGCACGTGGCCCACAGCCAGCCGCAGGAGTCCG GTGCAGTCCCTCAGATGTTCCTAACGGGTCCTCCTGGAACAGTGCAAATTCCCGTCTCTGCTGTCCCCCTGCACTCG ATGCTGATAAATCAGCAGCCtgggagcagcagcagcaccaccactcTGACCGAGCTCCGGGTGGTCAACCTGGACAATCCAAAAGGAGACTGA
- the LOC140537747 gene encoding chymase-like — protein sequence MALISLLLLAALLPYLGHSASVNVGIVNGTQAKPHSRPYMVSVQVNGIHFCGGFLVSERLVMTAAHCWNKKPTFTVVLGAHDLSDKNEATVRVAVEKYQVHPQYRHDNTYDYDIMLLQLKETVKKSKTVDLITIPKKDEDIPPNAACSIAGWGKTGTNKSGSNQLLETPTKIIDKRRCNHLWDMSLTPRMVCAFHPGGSCWGDSGGPLVCNNVAVGIVSFGDENTCENPIKPDVYTKISVVYPWIKSVLKYV from the exons ATGGCTCTCATCTCCCTGCTTCTTCTGGCCGCTCTGCTGCCGTACCTGGGGCACTCTG ccaGTGTAAATGTTGGTATAGTGAACGGCACACAGGCTAAACCACACTCCAGACCCTACATGGTCTCTGTTCAAGTAAATGGGATACACTTCTGTGGTGGCTTCCTTGTGTCTGAAAGACTCGTCATGACGGCTGCGCACTGCTGGAATAA aaAACCAACCTTTACAGTAGTGCTGGGCGCTCATGATCTGTCAGACAAGAACGAAGCTACTGTCCGTGTTGCAGTAGAGAAGTATCAAGTCCACCCACAGTACCGTCACGATAACACATATGACTATGATATCATGCTTTTGCAG TTGAAAGAAACAGTCAAAAAGAGCAAAACTGTCGACTTGATTACCATCCCTAAAAAAGATGAGGACATCCCGCCCAATGCAGCCTGCAGTATAGCTGGCTGGGGAAAAACAGGAACCAATAAAAGCGGAAGTAACCAACTTTTGGAGACACCAACCAAGATAATAGACAAGAGAAGATGTAACCATCTCTGGGACATGTCTTTAACCCCAAGGATGGTTTGTGCATTTCACCCTGGAGGATCCTGCTGG GGAGACTCTGGAGGTCCTTTGGTGTGTAATAATGTTGCAGTTGGGATTGTTTCCTTTGGAGACGAGAACACATGTGAAAATCCCATCAAGCCAGATGTTTATACCAAAATATCTGTGGTTTATCCCTGGATCAAGTCAGTATTAAAATATGTGTAG